The Arthrobacter sp. NicSoilC5 genome has a window encoding:
- a CDS encoding AAA family ATPase codes for MSRFVLLSPSTEFDQKLRAAVANGLRGTVQTIASDILPAGPAELFALLNQEQPEVLIIGPDVPYEEALRFAKVFDVQLPGLSLVLVSDVDPDYLLYAMRAGIRDILSPQADAAEIRVLLERACQSFATRHRGPETQQAENGSGLVIGVFSPKGGVGKTTLATNIAIGLGQIAPMSVVIVDLDLQFGDVASGLYLNPQHTVTDAVTPAAAQDSLVLKAFLTVHPAGIYALCAPPNPVDADHITPEQIGHLLEQLAHEFQYVVIDTAPGMPEIGLAAMEQCTDVVWVSAMDIPSLRGLRSGLEVLRQLDIMPESRHVVLNMADAKSGLNVRDVESTIGAPVDVSVPRSRAVALSTNRGIPILQESKKDPAVKSLRQLVERFNPAWRTQAQRKLHRRVVI; via the coding sequence GTGAGCCGCTTCGTCCTCCTCTCCCCCAGCACCGAGTTCGACCAGAAGCTACGCGCCGCCGTCGCCAACGGCCTCCGCGGAACCGTCCAGACCATCGCGAGTGACATCCTTCCCGCAGGCCCGGCGGAACTGTTCGCCCTCCTCAACCAGGAGCAGCCGGAAGTCCTGATCATCGGCCCCGACGTCCCGTATGAAGAGGCACTAAGGTTCGCCAAGGTCTTCGATGTCCAGCTCCCCGGCCTGAGCCTGGTCCTGGTCAGCGATGTGGACCCTGACTACCTCCTCTACGCCATGCGCGCGGGCATCCGCGACATCCTCAGCCCGCAGGCCGACGCCGCGGAAATCAGGGTGCTGCTGGAGCGCGCCTGCCAGTCCTTCGCCACCCGCCACCGCGGCCCGGAGACCCAGCAGGCAGAGAACGGCAGCGGCCTGGTCATCGGTGTCTTCTCCCCCAAGGGCGGCGTGGGCAAGACCACGCTGGCCACCAACATCGCCATCGGCCTGGGCCAGATCGCGCCCATGAGCGTGGTCATCGTGGACCTGGACCTGCAGTTCGGGGACGTCGCCTCCGGCCTGTACCTCAACCCACAGCACACCGTCACGGATGCCGTCACCCCCGCCGCCGCCCAGGACTCCCTGGTTTTGAAGGCCTTCCTCACGGTCCACCCGGCCGGCATCTACGCGCTCTGCGCCCCGCCCAACCCCGTGGACGCGGACCACATCACCCCGGAACAAATCGGCCACCTGCTGGAACAGCTGGCCCACGAGTTCCAGTACGTGGTCATCGACACCGCCCCCGGCATGCCGGAAATCGGCCTCGCCGCCATGGAACAGTGCACCGACGTGGTCTGGGTCAGCGCCATGGACATCCCCAGCCTGCGCGGCCTCCGCTCCGGCCTGGAAGTCCTCCGCCAGCTGGACATCATGCCCGAATCCCGCCACGTGGTCCTCAACATGGCCGACGCCAAATCCGGCCTGAACGTCCGCGACGTCGAGTCCACCATCGGCGCGCCCGTCGACGTCAGCGTCCCCCGCTCCCGCGCCGTGGCCCTGTCCACCAACCGCGGCATCCCCATCCTCCAGGAATCCAAGAAGGACCCCGCCGTGAAGAGCCTCCGCCAGTTGGTGGAGCGCTTCAACCCGGCATGGCGCACGCAGGCCCAGCGGAAACTTCACCGAAGGGTGGTCATCTGA
- a CDS encoding type II secretion system F family protein — protein sequence MNLIVLLSVLLVCLPLGAVAWSVLTVDKQGRAAVTDLLSRGAPPVAVAPTGAPARLEALGRRLTPPAYVAFLDRLLSLAGRPASMPLGKVLGSKLALGLAGVAMGGYLAAIGSSPLMKLAGIFVLFLGYFIPDLLLYSKGQERQKAMQLELANTLDQMLISVEAGLGFEGAMARAGENGKGPLAEELVRTLQDMQVGRSRRESYIALAERTSIPELRSFVQAVVQADTYGIAISRVLRVQAKVMRVKRRQRAEEKAMKLPVMILFPLLFFIFPVLFIAILGPAVINTVVTFSAQ from the coding sequence ATGAACCTCATCGTCCTGCTCTCAGTCCTGCTGGTCTGCCTCCCCCTGGGGGCCGTGGCCTGGTCCGTCCTCACGGTGGACAAGCAGGGCCGCGCGGCGGTCACCGACCTGCTCTCCCGTGGCGCCCCGCCCGTCGCAGTTGCACCCACCGGAGCGCCCGCACGGCTCGAAGCCCTGGGCCGGCGCCTTACTCCCCCGGCCTACGTCGCGTTCCTGGACCGCCTCCTGTCCCTCGCCGGACGCCCGGCCTCCATGCCGCTGGGAAAGGTGCTGGGATCCAAGCTCGCCCTCGGCCTGGCCGGGGTGGCCATGGGCGGCTACCTGGCCGCAATCGGCAGCAGTCCCCTGATGAAACTCGCCGGGATCTTCGTCCTGTTCCTTGGCTACTTCATCCCGGACCTGCTCCTCTACAGCAAGGGGCAGGAGCGGCAGAAGGCCATGCAGCTTGAACTGGCCAACACGCTTGACCAGATGCTGATCTCCGTGGAAGCAGGGCTTGGCTTCGAAGGCGCCATGGCCCGGGCCGGTGAGAACGGCAAGGGCCCGCTGGCCGAGGAACTGGTCCGCACCCTGCAGGACATGCAGGTGGGACGCAGCCGCCGCGAGTCCTACATCGCGCTGGCGGAACGGACCAGCATCCCGGAACTGCGCAGCTTCGTGCAGGCCGTGGTCCAGGCCGACACGTACGGCATCGCCATCAGCCGGGTCCTTAGGGTCCAGGCCAAGGTCATGCGGGTAAAGCGCCGCCAGCGGGCCGAGGAAAAGGCCATGAAGCTGCCGGTCATGATCCTTTTCCCGCTGCTGTTCTTTATCTTTCCGGTCCTCTTCATTGCCATCCTGGGACCGGCCGTGATCAACACCGTGGTGACCTTCAGCGCACAATAG
- a CDS encoding tRNA pseudouridine synthase A, with the protein MNHQKPAAPVPGGGGFLRIRLDLSYDGGPFSGWALQPGRRTVQGVLEEAIELLVRRQVRVTVAGRTDAGVHARGQVVHLDLTEAEWLGLPRGHELDPAVAMLRRLRGALNRALGDLHGAVEVHDISPAPAGFDARFSALWRRYSYRIADGPALWDPLERYFTLWHKNPLDVDLLNEGSSRLLGLQNFLSFCKPREGATTIRELQRFEFRRGEDGVIVATVQADAFCHNMVRALIGSALYVGEGVEEPGWLYERLLLQKRDAKSVLAAPHPLVLEEVAYPSDSELLARAEQTRAVREH; encoded by the coding sequence GTGAACCACCAAAAACCCGCGGCCCCCGTTCCAGGGGGCGGCGGGTTTTTGCGTATCCGGCTTGACCTTTCGTACGACGGCGGCCCGTTCAGCGGGTGGGCGCTCCAGCCGGGGCGGCGGACCGTCCAGGGTGTCCTGGAGGAAGCAATCGAGCTCCTGGTCCGGCGCCAGGTACGGGTCACCGTCGCGGGGCGCACCGACGCCGGCGTGCACGCCCGCGGCCAGGTGGTCCATTTGGACCTCACCGAAGCCGAGTGGCTGGGACTGCCGCGCGGGCACGAACTCGATCCCGCCGTCGCCATGCTGCGGCGCCTCCGCGGTGCCTTGAACCGCGCCCTCGGCGACCTGCACGGCGCGGTGGAGGTCCACGATATCTCGCCGGCACCCGCCGGCTTTGACGCACGCTTTTCGGCGCTGTGGCGGCGGTACAGCTACCGGATCGCGGACGGGCCTGCCCTCTGGGATCCCCTGGAGCGGTACTTCACCCTGTGGCACAAAAACCCGCTGGACGTGGACCTACTCAACGAGGGATCCTCCCGGCTGCTGGGCTTGCAGAACTTCCTGTCCTTCTGCAAGCCGCGCGAAGGTGCCACCACCATCCGCGAGCTGCAGCGCTTCGAGTTCCGGCGCGGCGAGGACGGCGTCATCGTGGCAACCGTCCAGGCCGACGCCTTCTGCCACAACATGGTGCGCGCGCTGATTGGCTCGGCCCTGTACGTGGGGGAGGGCGTGGAGGAACCCGGCTGGCTGTACGAACGGCTGCTGCTGCAGAAGCGGGATGCCAAGTCTGTCCTCGCGGCCCCGCATCCCCTGGTGCTGGAGGAAGTGGCATATCCGTCGGACAGCGAGCTGCTGGCCCGCGCCGAACAGACCCGGGCCGTCCGCGAGCACTGA
- the rplQ gene encoding 50S ribosomal protein L17, giving the protein MPTPTKGPRLGGGPAHERLMLANLASSLFEHKRITTTVTKAKRLKPYAERLVTFAKRGDLASRRRVLGLISNKGVVHELFTDIAQAVENRDGGYTRITKIGNRKGDNAPMAVIELVLEPVSAKQAVVAEATQAAAKAAPAAEEAPAEEAPAAEEAAATDEAPAAEEAATEEAPAAEEAAEAPAAEEKDAK; this is encoded by the coding sequence ATGCCTACCCCCACTAAGGGTCCGCGCCTCGGCGGCGGCCCGGCTCACGAGCGTCTGATGCTCGCGAACCTGGCCTCATCCCTGTTCGAGCACAAGCGGATCACCACCACGGTGACCAAGGCCAAGCGCCTGAAGCCGTACGCAGAGCGCCTGGTGACCTTCGCCAAGCGTGGCGACCTGGCTTCCCGCCGCCGCGTCCTCGGCCTGATCAGCAACAAGGGCGTCGTCCACGAGCTGTTCACCGACATTGCGCAGGCTGTGGAGAACCGCGACGGCGGCTACACCCGCATCACCAAGATCGGCAACCGCAAGGGCGACAACGCTCCCATGGCTGTCATCGAACTGGTCCTCGAGCCGGTTTCCGCCAAGCAGGCCGTCGTAGCTGAGGCTACCCAGGCTGCTGCCAAGGCTGCTCCGGCTGCCGAGGAAGCTCCCGCTGAAGAGGCTCCGGCCGCTGAGGAAGCTGCTGCAACCGACGAGGCACCTGCTGCTGAAGAAGCTGCAACCGAAGAGGCTCCGGCCGCTGAGGAAGCTGCCGAGGCTCCCGCAGCCGAGGAGAAGGACGCGAAGTAA
- a CDS encoding CpaF family protein — protein sequence MKLSERINAVQSRNQAAGTALLEPPLPAPVHSPAPADSMERHPAHAAVVHSTHDAGTQQVPTAPRVDVFAAMKDRAATALFERMGTRFNDGAVSEQELRSTAKEELTRIVDAEQVPLTPEERTRLVQDVADDVLGYGPLQRLLDDPAVTEIMVNRMDQIYVERKGKLTLTESRFSSEEHLRKVIERIVSKVGRRIDESSPLVDARLEDGSRVNAVIPPLAVGGSSLTIRKFSKTPLTVRNLIDFGTLTPEMAELLNACVKAKLNIIVSGGTGTGKTTLLNVLSSFLPHDERIVTIEDAVELQIQQDHVVRLESRPPNTEGKGEVTIRELLRNSLRMRPDRIVVGEVRGGESLDMLQAMNTGHDGSLSTVHSNSPRDAVARLETLVLMAGMDLPLRAIREQIASAVNLIVQISRLRDGSRRITHVTEVQGMEGDIVTLQDAFVFDYSAGVDAQGRFMGRPVATGIRPRFIDRFEDLGIHVSPAVFATPLGPGAK from the coding sequence ATGAAACTGTCCGAACGCATCAACGCGGTCCAGTCACGCAACCAGGCGGCGGGCACCGCGCTGCTGGAGCCGCCCCTCCCCGCACCCGTGCACTCGCCAGCCCCCGCGGACAGCATGGAACGGCACCCGGCGCACGCCGCCGTCGTGCATTCAACGCACGACGCCGGCACCCAGCAGGTGCCCACGGCACCCAGGGTGGATGTCTTCGCAGCCATGAAGGACAGGGCAGCCACCGCCCTGTTCGAACGCATGGGGACGCGCTTCAACGACGGCGCCGTAAGTGAACAGGAGCTGCGGAGCACCGCCAAGGAGGAACTCACCCGCATCGTCGACGCCGAGCAGGTGCCGCTGACCCCGGAGGAACGCACCCGCCTGGTCCAGGACGTCGCCGACGACGTGCTGGGCTACGGCCCCCTCCAGCGCCTCCTCGACGATCCTGCCGTCACCGAAATCATGGTCAACCGCATGGACCAGATCTATGTGGAGCGCAAAGGCAAGCTGACGCTCACCGAATCCCGGTTCAGCTCCGAGGAGCACCTGCGCAAGGTCATCGAACGGATCGTGTCCAAGGTGGGCCGCCGCATCGACGAATCCTCGCCATTGGTGGACGCCCGCCTGGAGGACGGTTCCCGTGTGAACGCGGTCATCCCGCCGCTGGCCGTAGGCGGCTCCTCCCTGACCATCCGAAAGTTCAGCAAAACCCCGCTGACCGTCCGCAACCTCATCGACTTCGGCACGCTGACGCCGGAAATGGCCGAGCTCCTGAACGCCTGCGTCAAAGCCAAGCTGAACATCATCGTCTCCGGCGGCACCGGTACGGGCAAGACCACACTCCTTAACGTCCTGTCCTCCTTCCTGCCGCACGACGAACGGATCGTCACCATCGAGGACGCCGTGGAACTGCAGATCCAGCAGGACCACGTGGTGCGGCTCGAAAGCCGGCCGCCCAACACCGAAGGCAAGGGCGAAGTTACCATCCGCGAACTCCTCCGTAACTCCCTCCGCATGCGCCCGGACCGGATCGTGGTGGGCGAGGTCCGCGGCGGTGAATCGCTGGACATGCTCCAGGCCATGAACACCGGCCACGACGGCTCCCTCTCCACCGTGCACTCCAACTCCCCCCGTGACGCCGTGGCCCGCCTGGAAACCCTGGTGCTCATGGCCGGCATGGACCTTCCATTGCGGGCCATCCGGGAACAGATCGCCTCCGCCGTGAACCTCATCGTCCAGATCTCCCGCCTCCGCGACGGCTCCCGCCGCATCACCCACGTCACGGAGGTCCAGGGCATGGAAGGCGACATCGTCACCCTCCAGGACGCCTTCGTGTTCGACTACTCTGCAGGCGTGGACGCACAGGGCCGGTTCATGGGCCGGCCGGTGGCCACCGGCATCCGGCCCCGCTTCATTGACCGGTTCGAAGACCTCGGCATCCACGTCTCCCCCGCCGTGTTCGCCACCCCGCTGGGTCCAGGCGCGAAGTAG
- a CDS encoding TadE/TadG family type IV pilus assembly protein: MRRLGRNLHGERGAISVIVAILLVTLLGFVAIAVDVGAIYSERAQLQNGADASAIALAQKCARNSADTTLCSTTSTLAASLANQNALDGMSNVSDIQLDTTARTVSVITTAKENGAPDNSVSLFFAGVLGIPSKEVGAKASAVWGSPKAGRTAFPLAFSICQVKDNIDGALQLLQDHGQNANASCNYGPSGAAVSGGYGWLVQDAGKCGGTIDLAVSEGGSDPGNNAPGNCDATLNGWGKDIAAGKKVIVLLPVFDKITGTGSGAVYSLVSFAAFDVTGWKFSGGTGLPYEFQSTKSTTTGLTTATQCTGNCRGIIGKFVTYVSLADGYTLGPVDLYGATIVRPTL; encoded by the coding sequence GTGCGGCGGCTAGGCAGGAACCTGCACGGGGAGCGCGGCGCCATCAGCGTTATTGTCGCGATCCTCCTGGTAACCCTTCTCGGGTTCGTGGCCATTGCCGTGGACGTCGGAGCCATCTATTCAGAACGTGCACAGCTGCAAAACGGTGCCGATGCTTCTGCAATTGCACTGGCACAAAAGTGCGCGAGGAACAGTGCCGATACGACATTGTGTTCAACGACGTCGACGCTTGCCGCAAGCCTTGCAAACCAGAATGCCTTGGACGGCATGAGCAACGTGAGCGACATCCAGCTGGATACAACGGCGAGGACCGTTTCGGTCATAACAACTGCCAAGGAGAATGGAGCACCGGACAACTCGGTCTCCCTTTTCTTCGCCGGAGTCCTTGGTATCCCTTCGAAAGAGGTTGGCGCCAAAGCCTCGGCCGTATGGGGCAGCCCAAAGGCGGGTCGCACGGCTTTTCCCTTGGCTTTCTCAATCTGCCAGGTCAAGGACAACATCGATGGAGCGCTGCAGCTTTTGCAGGACCACGGCCAGAATGCCAATGCCTCGTGCAATTACGGACCCTCCGGAGCGGCGGTGTCCGGCGGCTACGGGTGGCTGGTCCAAGACGCCGGAAAGTGCGGCGGCACGATTGACCTGGCCGTGAGCGAGGGCGGCAGCGACCCGGGCAACAACGCTCCCGGCAACTGCGATGCCACCTTGAACGGCTGGGGAAAGGACATCGCGGCCGGCAAGAAGGTTATCGTGCTGCTCCCGGTCTTCGACAAAATTACCGGTACTGGCTCCGGAGCCGTGTACAGCTTGGTTTCCTTTGCAGCCTTCGACGTCACGGGCTGGAAGTTCAGCGGCGGCACAGGCCTCCCTTATGAATTTCAAAGCACCAAGTCCACAACAACCGGACTCACCACGGCTACCCAATGCACCGGAAACTGCCGCGGCATCATCGGCAAGTTCGTCACCTACGTCTCACTTGCCGACGGGTACACCCTTGGCCCCGTGGACCTTTACGGCGCCACAATCGTCCGCCCTACCCTCTAG
- a CDS encoding type II secretion system F family protein has product MIIAIGSAILLAAICLLGVAVLLPSAPSVPLDRRRPFEPEPPSSLSRLALSGVKSFERLLAGRNVKLFSRPELENAGLRLSQAEFFLLVGIGACVGMLVGLVTVGPFMGLLLALLAPFVGKLVLGFLAGKRRTAFDSQLGDTLQLLSGGLRAGHSILRAIDAAANESQKPTSEEMRRVITETSLGRDLLAALNDTADRMKNEDFVWISQAIQINREVGGNLAEVLDQVNETIRERAEIKGHIKALAAEGKFSAYILIAMPFGIVAMLLAVSPSYMNSMFTHPLGWVMIGASFVLMTIGALWMRKIIDLKF; this is encoded by the coding sequence ATGATCATCGCCATCGGAAGCGCCATCCTCCTCGCTGCCATCTGCCTGCTGGGCGTCGCGGTGCTTCTGCCGAGCGCCCCCTCGGTGCCGCTGGACCGCCGTCGTCCATTTGAACCCGAGCCGCCCTCCTCCCTGTCCCGCCTGGCACTCTCCGGCGTGAAATCCTTCGAACGGCTGCTGGCCGGCCGGAACGTCAAGCTGTTCTCCCGCCCGGAACTGGAAAACGCGGGCCTGCGGCTCAGCCAGGCCGAGTTCTTCCTGCTGGTGGGGATCGGCGCCTGCGTCGGCATGCTGGTGGGCCTGGTGACAGTAGGCCCCTTCATGGGACTGCTGCTCGCCCTGCTGGCACCCTTCGTGGGCAAACTGGTCCTCGGATTCCTGGCCGGCAAGCGCCGCACCGCCTTCGATAGCCAATTGGGCGACACGCTGCAGCTGCTCTCCGGCGGCCTGCGCGCCGGCCACAGCATCCTGCGCGCCATCGATGCCGCCGCGAACGAGTCGCAGAAGCCAACGTCCGAGGAGATGCGGCGGGTGATCACCGAGACCAGCCTCGGCCGTGACCTGCTCGCCGCCCTCAACGACACCGCCGACAGGATGAAGAACGAGGACTTCGTCTGGATCTCACAGGCCATCCAGATCAACCGCGAAGTGGGCGGCAACCTGGCCGAGGTGCTGGACCAGGTCAACGAGACCATCCGCGAGCGCGCGGAGATCAAGGGCCACATCAAGGCGCTGGCCGCGGAAGGCAAGTTCTCCGCCTACATCCTGATCGCCATGCCGTTCGGCATCGTGGCCATGTTGCTGGCCGTGAGCCCCAGCTACATGAACTCGATGTTCACCCATCCGCTGGGGTGGGTGATGATCGGTGCTTCCTTTGTCCTGATGACCATCGGTGCGCTGTGGATGCGCAAGATCATCGACCTGAAGTTCTGA
- a CDS encoding Hpt domain-containing protein: MQSQHPGSSGKSPAADSPLAGVTLPAAPGPAAGAALSLEAAALLPLIDAAVLEELEDELAGSGLAQRFARDYAAMWDLRLARLGTAVDSQDEASALDAVISLKISSAMVGGLRLARLAELLEGLIRQGDFVRGQAMMAGVAQDGARTVSELQSTYILEKG, from the coding sequence ATGCAGAGTCAACATCCCGGTTCCAGCGGAAAGAGCCCCGCTGCGGACTCCCCGCTGGCCGGGGTCACGTTGCCTGCAGCCCCCGGCCCGGCCGCAGGCGCGGCCCTCTCACTGGAAGCGGCTGCGCTCTTGCCGCTCATTGACGCAGCCGTGCTGGAGGAGCTCGAGGACGAGCTGGCCGGATCCGGACTGGCCCAACGCTTTGCCCGTGACTACGCCGCCATGTGGGACCTGCGCCTGGCCCGGCTGGGAACAGCCGTGGACAGCCAGGACGAGGCCTCGGCCCTGGATGCCGTCATCAGCCTGAAGATCAGCTCCGCCATGGTGGGCGGACTCCGGTTGGCCAGGCTCGCCGAACTCCTCGAAGGCCTGATCCGGCAGGGCGACTTCGTCCGGGGCCAGGCCATGATGGCCGGCGTGGCCCAGGACGGGGCACGGACGGTGTCCGAGCTGCAGTCGACCTACATTTTGGAAAAGGGCTGA
- a CDS encoding response regulator transcription factor: MDDLGVAVVIEDDADVRNLLEGVLTQAGFEVHTAVDGRAGVEVVRSKQANVVTLDIGLPDIDGFEVLRRIRNFSNAYVVMLTGRTEEPDLLSALNTGADDYIAKPFRPRELRARVAAMMRRPRHEITGDAAARLGQAPVPDTHGETGVFRHNGLLLNHRTRTVEVKGEPLGLTRSEFDLLHVLLKGGGAVCTRADLVRAVRGDFYERDTYISEADERAVEVHVGNLRRKLKEDQLSPRWLQTVRGVGYRLAPRRPDDA, from the coding sequence ATGGACGATCTTGGTGTAGCTGTAGTAATCGAAGATGACGCGGATGTACGCAACCTCCTTGAAGGCGTACTGACCCAAGCGGGCTTCGAAGTGCATACAGCTGTTGATGGGCGGGCCGGGGTTGAGGTGGTCCGCAGCAAGCAGGCCAACGTTGTAACGCTCGATATCGGCCTCCCGGATATTGACGGGTTCGAGGTTTTACGGCGAATCCGGAATTTCAGTAATGCCTATGTGGTGATGCTGACCGGAAGGACGGAGGAACCGGACCTGCTCTCGGCGCTGAACACTGGCGCGGACGATTACATCGCCAAGCCATTCAGGCCAAGGGAACTCCGGGCGCGGGTGGCGGCAATGATGCGCAGGCCCCGGCATGAGATAACCGGGGACGCGGCGGCCCGTTTGGGACAGGCGCCGGTTCCTGACACGCACGGCGAGACCGGCGTGTTCCGGCACAACGGCCTCCTGCTGAACCACCGGACACGCACCGTGGAGGTCAAGGGTGAGCCGCTGGGGCTGACCCGCAGTGAATTCGACCTGCTGCATGTGCTGCTCAAGGGCGGCGGTGCCGTCTGCACCAGGGCTGACCTGGTGAGGGCCGTGCGGGGCGATTTCTATGAACGGGACACATACATCAGCGAGGCGGACGAGCGGGCGGTGGAGGTCCACGTGGGAAACCTGCGGCGCAAGCTCAAGGAGGACCAGCTGTCACCGCGCTGGCTGCAGACGGTCCGCGGGGTGGGGTACCGGTTGGCGCCCCGCCGTCCCGATGACGCCTAG
- a CDS encoding sensor histidine kinase translates to MAEPLFHRGPGRFFRELGPRAQVALCQLPLTLVVLVLAVITPFAWPSLLHSPIYGAGLALHGILFLACFLVPWERLPHKPYLVIPVLDFAAIAFLRNGAAPLLPGLAVLVVFPVIWLSASGMLARSSLVLSFLGPFFIMAPSAVDHLPAVTASDLTTVVLFPVMMLAVSLAIRFASVNLRLQQRELAEKDRELRDLLAASREREKLLETVLDATDVGIAAVDRSGHFLVSNSRQRSFRRATGADEAFPGQGHQLIFGQDRRTLLPPDRRPISRAMAGESFADYLVWAGEGPEQRAVSTAARPLVSEDGRLTGAVVVYTDVTGWVESVAANQELVSNVSHEFKNPLNSIIGNVDLVLDEADLLPPPLAQRLVVVQRNAERLMDLVADLTASASTTLNVHPKRTDLASLVETSLSSAQASAQRSHVEIAADVPSPLWAYADPLRIGQVLDNLVSNAIKYSPGGGRISISATADRQWVRLSVTDTGMGMSHEDAAQVFTRFFRTEAAQQAAIPGAGLGLSITRMIVERHGGSIMCESGEGQGSTFTVTLPADGPPPSF, encoded by the coding sequence ATGGCTGAGCCATTGTTCCACCGGGGGCCTGGCCGGTTCTTCCGCGAGCTGGGACCCCGCGCCCAGGTGGCGTTGTGCCAGCTCCCCCTCACCCTCGTAGTGCTGGTCCTGGCGGTGATTACACCGTTCGCATGGCCCTCCCTTCTGCACAGCCCGATATACGGCGCAGGGCTGGCACTCCATGGCATCCTGTTCCTTGCCTGCTTCCTGGTGCCCTGGGAGCGATTGCCGCACAAGCCGTACCTGGTGATCCCTGTGCTGGACTTTGCGGCGATCGCGTTCCTGCGCAACGGCGCGGCACCGCTCCTCCCGGGCCTGGCCGTCCTGGTGGTCTTTCCGGTCATCTGGCTCTCCGCGTCCGGAATGCTGGCACGGAGCAGCCTGGTGCTCAGCTTCCTGGGACCGTTCTTCATCATGGCCCCCTCGGCCGTGGACCACTTGCCCGCTGTCACGGCATCGGACCTCACCACGGTGGTTCTTTTTCCCGTGATGATGCTTGCTGTTTCGCTGGCCATCCGCTTCGCGAGCGTCAACCTGCGGCTGCAGCAGCGTGAACTGGCGGAGAAGGACCGGGAACTCCGGGACCTGCTGGCGGCAAGCCGGGAACGGGAAAAGCTGCTCGAAACCGTCCTGGACGCCACCGACGTCGGCATTGCCGCCGTCGACCGTTCCGGCCACTTCCTGGTGTCCAACAGCCGCCAGCGCAGCTTCCGCCGCGCCACAGGCGCTGACGAGGCCTTCCCCGGCCAGGGGCACCAGCTCATCTTCGGCCAGGACCGCCGCACCCTGCTTCCCCCGGACCGCAGGCCCATCAGCCGGGCCATGGCGGGGGAATCCTTCGCCGACTACCTGGTGTGGGCCGGTGAGGGGCCGGAGCAGCGCGCCGTCTCCACGGCGGCACGTCCGCTTGTCAGCGAGGATGGCCGGCTCACCGGGGCGGTGGTGGTTTACACCGATGTGACCGGCTGGGTGGAGTCCGTGGCCGCGAACCAGGAACTGGTCTCCAACGTCTCGCACGAGTTCAAGAACCCGCTGAACTCGATCATTGGCAACGTGGACCTGGTCCTGGATGAGGCGGACCTGCTGCCGCCGCCCCTGGCCCAGCGGCTCGTGGTGGTCCAGCGGAACGCGGAGCGGTTGATGGACCTCGTGGCCGACCTGACGGCTTCCGCCTCCACCACTTTGAATGTCCACCCCAAACGGACCGACCTGGCCAGCCTGGTGGAGACCAGCCTCAGTTCGGCCCAGGCCTCGGCACAGCGGTCCCACGTGGAGATCGCCGCCGATGTCCCCTCGCCCCTCTGGGCCTACGCCGACCCGCTCAGGATCGGGCAGGTCCTGGACAACCTGGTCTCAAACGCCATCAAGTACTCCCCCGGCGGCGGCAGGATCAGCATCAGCGCCACAGCGGACAGGCAGTGGGTTAGGCTGAGCGTCACGGACACCGGGATGGGCATGTCGCACGAGGACGCGGCACAGGTCTTCACCCGCTTCTTCCGGACGGAAGCGGCCCAGCAGGCGGCCATTCCCGGGGCGGGGCTGGGCCTGTCCATCACGCGGATGATCGTGGAGCGGCACGGCGGCAGCATCATGTGCGAGAGCGGCGAGGGCCAGGGCAGCACTTTCACGGTGACGCTGCCGGCGGATGGTCCACCTCCGTCGTTTTAG
- a CDS encoding RcpC/CpaB family pilus assembly protein, which translates to MKSRMLAGTAAVALALVGAILIIFYANGADARAMASTNPKKVLVVQKAIPAGTPVNDMAASLVIEDVPAAGVAATALTSLDGKGGTVAGVALVPGEQLLAERLVAPADAKNTGAVKIPAGLQEVTFELEPKRVVGGRLEAGDHVGIALNFSAGADKTKAGDPTTQLTVRKALVTAVQRAPQATPTAKPTDGTNPQDTTLPQGSLMVTVAVSDVDASKIIFTSINGELWLTKEPLDAADSGPAMARKDTVYK; encoded by the coding sequence GTGAAGTCTCGCATGCTCGCCGGCACGGCCGCAGTAGCCCTGGCGCTTGTGGGAGCCATCCTCATCATCTTCTACGCGAACGGCGCCGACGCACGGGCCATGGCCAGCACCAACCCCAAGAAAGTGCTGGTTGTTCAAAAAGCGATCCCGGCCGGAACGCCGGTGAATGACATGGCGGCCTCGCTCGTCATTGAGGACGTGCCCGCAGCCGGTGTAGCCGCCACAGCACTCACGTCCTTGGATGGTAAGGGCGGGACTGTCGCCGGCGTAGCCCTGGTCCCCGGCGAGCAGCTGCTCGCCGAACGCCTCGTCGCACCCGCAGATGCCAAGAACACCGGTGCCGTCAAGATCCCCGCTGGCTTGCAAGAAGTGACCTTTGAGCTTGAGCCCAAGCGCGTAGTGGGCGGGCGCCTCGAGGCTGGAGACCACGTCGGTATTGCCCTTAACTTCTCAGCCGGAGCGGATAAGACCAAAGCAGGTGATCCCACTACCCAGCTCACCGTCCGCAAAGCACTGGTGACCGCCGTGCAACGGGCGCCTCAGGCAACCCCAACCGCTAAGCCCACTGACGGAACTAATCCCCAAGACACCACCCTCCCCCAAGGCTCACTCATGGTCACCGTCGCCGTCAGCGACGTCGACGCCAGCAAGATCATCTTCACCTCGATCAACGGCGAGCTCTGGCTGACGAAGGAGCCACTGGACGCAGCAGACAGCGGCCCCGCAATGGCCAGGAAGGACACGGTGTACAAGTGA